From a region of the Tursiops truncatus isolate mTurTru1 chromosome 2, mTurTru1.mat.Y, whole genome shotgun sequence genome:
- the LYSET gene encoding lysosomal enzyme trafficking factor isoform X1, with the protein MVAFSEMPKPPDYSELSDSLTLAVGTGRFSGPLHRAWRMMNFRQRMGWIGVGLYLLASAAAFYYVFEINETYNRLALEHIQQHPEEPLEGTTWTHSLKARLLSLPFWFWTVIFLIPYLQMFLFLYSCTRADPKTMGYCIIPICLAVICNRHQAFVKASNQISRLQLIDT; encoded by the exons ATGGTGGCTTTCTCTGAAATGCCAAAGCCACCCGATTATTCAGAGCTGAGTGACTCTTTAACGCTTGCCGTGGGAACAGGAAGATTTTCGGGACCACT GCACAGAGCATGGAGAATGATGAACTTCCGTCAGCGTATGGGATGGATTGGAGTGGGATTGTATCTGTTAGCAAGTGCAGCAGCATTTTACTATGTTTTTGAAATCAACGAGACTTACAATAGGCTGGCCTTGGAACACATTCAGCAGCACCCAGAGGAGCCCCTTGAAGGAACCACATGGACACACTCCTTGAAAGCTCGGTTACTCTCCCTGCCTTTCTGGTTTTGGACAGTTATTTTTCTGATACCTTACTTGCAGatgtttttgttcctttattcttGTACAAGAGCTGACCCCAAAACGATGGGCTACTGTATTATTCCCATATGCTTGGCAGTTATATGCAATCGCCACCAGGCATTTGTCAAGGCTTCTAATCAGATCAGCAGACTACAACTGATTGATACATAA
- the LYSET gene encoding lysosomal enzyme trafficking factor isoform X2: MMNFRQRMGWIGVGLYLLASAAAFYYVFEINETYNRLALEHIQQHPEEPLEGTTWTHSLKARLLSLPFWFWTVIFLIPYLQMFLFLYSCTRADPKTMGYCIIPICLAVICNRHQAFVKASNQISRLQLIDT, from the coding sequence ATGATGAACTTCCGTCAGCGTATGGGATGGATTGGAGTGGGATTGTATCTGTTAGCAAGTGCAGCAGCATTTTACTATGTTTTTGAAATCAACGAGACTTACAATAGGCTGGCCTTGGAACACATTCAGCAGCACCCAGAGGAGCCCCTTGAAGGAACCACATGGACACACTCCTTGAAAGCTCGGTTACTCTCCCTGCCTTTCTGGTTTTGGACAGTTATTTTTCTGATACCTTACTTGCAGatgtttttgttcctttattcttGTACAAGAGCTGACCCCAAAACGATGGGCTACTGTATTATTCCCATATGCTTGGCAGTTATATGCAATCGCCACCAGGCATTTGTCAAGGCTTCTAATCAGATCAGCAGACTACAACTGATTGATACATAA